The Hordeum vulgare subsp. vulgare chromosome 7H, MorexV3_pseudomolecules_assembly, whole genome shotgun sequence DNA window CGCCATCATTCTTGGTCAGCAAATGAAAAAGGTATATTCTTATACTATATTCAGATAGTTTGAAGCGCTATTTGCTACTTGCTAGATCCTTTTACTTGAAGTTTCATTATTTTTTACTTTTGATTGTACCATATGTTTAACTGTTCCTTGCTGGTATTTCCAGCAGCTCCATCCAATCCAAATATACCCACATTAATATTAGACCATATATATTTGCATGGCTTGATCCGTTTATATTTGATACCCTCCTAGATTCTTTTGGGCGTTATACATTAAGTATTTATGTCAGCTCATGTCCAAATATACGGGAAATGATTGATGCAATACTGTCTAAAATTTTTACACAATCTTTTATCTAAAACTAACTTCGAACAAGAAGTGTAATCCAAACCATGTCCTTTTTACATATTCATGTCGTTCAACTATACTCAAATATTTGCATTGTTGTATTGACACTATAAACGGGTGTGACAACACATGCCTTCATGTTCTAGTGTCTTGACATACATAACAACGTATCTAATAAGGTTACCTCTTCGGATCATGGTCAAACTATATAGATTGTCTCCATCTCTTCCAATAATTGCTATCAGGGGATTCACAAACTGCATGAGGCCTGATCCACGGAGAAAGTGGAAATAAAGTCCAAATTAGTGCTTTGAGATCCATCCACCAGTACAATGGGGCACATGAGTAGACGCCTAGTGCTCAAGGAGAGTAGGGGATCTAGGAGAGAATTTCGCACGAGCTCACCAACAACAGTTCTGAAGCATCATgacaaggaggagaagagaatCCGATGCAATCGATGAGGGAGACAAGACCTTAGACATCCCCGACATTGACCGGGTCTTCCACTACCTTTGTCAACCGGCTTGGCCTCCAACTCCATAAAATTGCTGATATTGTCGTCATCATTACAACTGACATTGattcaaacaaaaaaaatattaacAAGCAATAGTTGATATGCCTAAAACTACAACTGACATTGATTCTTTAGTTTATTTATTGGGTAAGAACAATTCTATGGACTTCATCTAGGGACTATGCAACTCATTTAGATGCCCAGTGTAACCATTCATGAAAGAGTTTGGTTCAGAAGAAAAACATCTAAGAACACTATCCAGCCAACGAACAACTAACTACTGTTTGGGATGTGAGTTCAAGCAAGACTAGAACTCCATTTTCTGTACCAACATCTATTTGAATTAACTAAATATCAAGAACAAAAAAGGTGGCATTTCTAAGTGGTTCTTCCAGAAAAAGGTTGCCAACATGTTGTGTACATGGACTAATAAAATTACAGGAAACCTTCATTGGGTTTCATTTACTTAGTTCATGAGCGGCATGCCGCCCGCTATCTCATTGCATCGGTGTCATCTCAGATCAGCATCAGTCACAACATGGCATGCTACGGTCCTATGACTTGATCTCTTTGATGACCAAACAATATTGCAAGGGTTCGCTGGACATGGCAGATTGGCAGTTGCAGCGCCGTGAAAATCAAATGAACATCCATGGAAATTGGAGCATCCAGAATTCAGTTAAACGACAGATCATTCTACATTATGAGCTTAATAAAATTGACCCCTTAATCATTCAACATTACGGGTGTGGAGAACCCTAATTTATTACCCCAATATGTAGCACCTCGACTGGACAAATAGATTATTTAGCACCTCGATTGGTCGAGTTACAAAACCATAAATGCATCGAGGGAGAAGAAACTTACCGGTGGGGAGAGCACCGACTACTGAACGACTTGGTGTTGTCGGGTTGATGCGGTGGATCCGACCATGGCCGATGGGGCGGCCTCCTCCGCCGCCAGGATCGCTCGTTCCTTGGATGGCTGAGAGAGCGAGAGGAAGGGGGCAGGGTTGAATGTTGAGAATGGAAAATGGTCCAAACAACCCAATACAAGCCCAATTAATCACATGGGTCCAAAAAAGCTACCGGAGTAGCTGCCCCTCGGACAGGTAGCGCATCTCGCGAGAAACAGCCCATTAAGGAAGATAAAATGGCCAAGAACGGCCAGCACATGAAAATGAACGGCCAAGATGTTGAATACGTGAGAGGGCTGGGATGTTGCCCAGGTGAGCATCTCTGCATCTGCTGATCTGCACATGTATTTAGTCGTGCATGTATTTTACTAAAAACAAATATGAGGCGTTGTGTGTTCATGTGTAGTGCGCCTGGCTACAGCCATAGGTATTTTTTTGACCCGGTTTGACGGCTTCCCCATGCAGCCATGCTTCCACTTATATCATATTCTATAATGTCAGTTTAACATCTATATTACTCTCTATCATTCCGAAGTAAACTTAATTGCAATAATGTGTATGTTATTTATGTTTTCAgtcatatattttttatattgtagaaaaacaagatgaagaaaaaaaatcaccGTTGTCCGCAACAAGGGTGTCTACACCTATCGTTTTAGATGGAGAGAATCAAGCAACTGATAGGGCTGACTCAACCCGAGAAATTGAAACAATCATAGAAATGGGACCACCGCCTTTGACTTCAAGCAACCCACCTGCAACGCCAACTCCAGAGAGTAACAATAATGGTATTGCTGCTGATGCCCGTGCTCAATTCCGTGAAGATGATATTGAACCTGATCCTGGTCTTAGGAAACCAATTGAAAACTTAGATCTGAATATTAGAGATGCTGCTAGAAGGATTTACATAAATATGGGTCCATGCCAACCAACTGACCATAAATATAAAAAAACACCCCAAGGAAATTCTTCAAAAAAAAAGAATCTTTCATGCTAATTGGTTCAAGAACCATGGCGATTGGTTGGAATATAGTGTTGCTAAAGAAGCGGacttttgtttctattgtttCTTTTTAAGCAACCAAGAGCTGAAAATTATGGTATTGAGGCATTCACAAGGGTCGGATTTAGAAATTGGAAGGATGGACCTAGTGTTCTTGATACCCATGTTGGTAAACATGATAGTGCTCACAATAAAGCTAGACAACAATACGAGGCTTTCAAAAATCAAAGGCAATGTGTGGCACATGTGATGGATCGTGGTACCAAAAAGAGTGAAGAGGACTATAAAGCTCGTCTTACCATTATTTTGGGTGTTATCAGATTTCTTCTATTACAAGGTCATGCTTTTCGTGGTCATAATGAGAGTTCGACCTCAAATAACAGGGGGGACTTTTTGGAGTTGATGAGTTGGTACAGGAAGAAGGATTCAATTGCTAGGACTTTGCTTGATAGTGCGGGCGGGAACCATTTGATGACTTCACATGAGATACAATTTCAATTGTGCCAAGCTTGTGCAGAAGAGACCACCAAATCCATTATTGCTGATATTGGAGATAGGAATTTCTCTTTACTTGTTGATGAATCCAGAGATGCATCTATAAAAGAGCAAATGGCTATGATTTTAAGGTTAGTAACTTAGTATTTGTTATGTTAATTGTTGTTTTGTTCACTACTAATAGTAACACCTGATGTTTGGTTATATGTGCCTCTTTGTCTCATGTAGGTATGTCAACAGTCAAGGGTACACGATTGAGAGGTTTATTCAGATTAAACATGTTGGTGACACAAGAGCAACTTCTCTAAAGGCAACTTTGGATGGTATATTTCTTGAACATGGTTTATCTATTTCTAAATTGAGAGGGCAAGGGTATGATGGAGCTTCTAACATGAGAGGGCAATTTCGTGGGTTGCAAAAGTTGATACAAGATGAAAATCCTTATGCATTTTATATCCATTGCTTTGCCCATCAGTTGTAGttactggttgttgttgttgccaagtGTTGTTCATGTGTAACTGATTTCTTCAACCACATAACTTTGATTGTCAACACCGTCAACGCTTCTTGTAAGAGACATGATGAACTAGCTCAACAACAACATGACAATATTGTAAGCCAATTGGAGTCTGGGGAAAAAATTTCAGGAAGAGGGAAAAACCAAGCAACCAACCTTGTACGACCCGGGGATACACGGCGGGGCACACATCATAAAACTTTGAGTCGATTTCTAACTATATGGAAATCTGTTTTGCAAGTGTTAGAGAACATCCATGATGATGCAGAAAATTTAACACAAAGAAGGACAACAGGTGGCTTGATTTCTCAGATGGAAAGCTTTGAATTTGTTTTCATGTTGCATCTTATGATCAAACTATTGGGCAAGACCAATGAGTTGTCACAATATTTGCAAAGGAAAGATCAGAACATTGTTCTTGTAGTGAGTTTGATTGGGGTCACATTGCAGAAACTTCAGGAAATAAGAGAAAATGGATGGGATCAGCTCTTGGAAGTGACAAATGACCGGGATTGGAGCAAGCCCCGTGCCTAAATTTTTCCTACGAAACCATCTAGCTTACAACCATCATCTTTCAAAACCGTACAAAAAACAACCATGTGTTGTCCAGCCGCACGCGAGTGTAagtgcccccctccccccccccccggctacTTTCTTATCAAAGGTCCATCTTCTGCTCTGGAACCCCAGGTCCAAAAGTCCGCACGCTAGAGGCACTACGCTCAGCCATATACTTGTCTTTCAAATTAGGGCAGAGGTGATGACGGAGGAAATGTAGAGCTTGGGCATTTTTGGATGCGAACTTAGGGTCAGTGGGTGCTAGCAGGGTCCCCTTACCGATCGCCCTCAGAAGGCTATTGCCCTCGAGGAAGAACTCGCAGTCCGAAGCCCATGTCAGGTAATTTAGCTCTCTGTGGGCCAACTCAGGAAACTCCTTGTTGACGATTCCGGCCATCTGCAATTTAAGCAAAAATCATGAGATTGCAGCAGGTAATCTTTTGCATAAATGCGATGTTGATAAATATATTCAATAAAAATGATGTTTCACAATTTAATACATTTTATTATATGATTTACGTAATGATTAAAAGTGCTAAACAATTAATCTACATCAGTAAAATCATACAATAAAATCCTTGTCGACCATAATTTTAGTtcgttaccatcaattgtgttgagtttcattcatatatattGACCCCCTTTTTGAATTAGATTGAACGGGTGCGGGAAGATCTGCTACAAAAGGATCGtgcacgagcaattcaagaggaattggcgggattcttactTGAAAGGTCATATCTAAAACCGGAAAATATCATCGGAAATTGGTAGGGAATTTTGGTAATTAGATATTAGGGATCGCAATAGATATTATATTATATATATGCATGCACATGTAATATATGTAGTAGCATCAAATATATATACGAaaccttgttgttcgaccaagcaaagAGAAAGAGGTCACTTCTCTATATTCATGACGATGTTGTGTAATGGTTCCTTCATCGTTATATGTAGTAGCGTTGAGTTAAATgaaaaatatataataaaaataaaaatcctaaataaaaaataattgaatggtaaacataaaaagaaaaggaaaacacaAAATGAAACATGGCCCCTCCAAGACCCTAAACCCctcctttcaaaaaaaaaacctaaACCCCGGCGCCCTACCCCTAAGGGATTTGTTTTTTTACAaccctcatttcaatgtattttttcCTGAAAaattacacacatgtgtgttatgcCCTCACTTATctctgtaatttttcagaattttttgaaatgtaaaaatatgaattttcatgaaaattgaattttaaatttaaaggccttcatggaggccgagctccaaaagcAATTTCTGGGAATAATTTGAAGATCCGAAATGCAGCACACGCTTAATCAGATTTCTATATTGGCTGAACCATAATTTGAAGATCCGAAATGCAGCACACGCTTAATCAGATTTCTATATTGGCTGAACCATAACTGACGAAGGTTAATATTCCTCTCATAATtaactgtttcttctcctctttaaagaTCAAACAGACAAAAGGGATAAATTCCCATCTATAAAGATAGAGTGGAGCCCAAGAGGGCAGTTCAACAGCACACATTACAAACTTATATGGTCCCTTTATTTTCTTTACATAGCGGAGTAAACTCTGGAGGCGTTTGATTTAATCCCAGGAGCTCCTCATTTACCCTGATTTCTTATGCCTGATCTCGATGCCCTGGACGACGAGACCGCTCTTCCCGTTCAAAGCTTTTGTCTCCGACAGGCCAaaggacacatcaccatcttcatcccCATCGCAGGTGAACTCACCCAGCTCCAGCTCCATCCAGCCATCAGCCCTTTGACGAGGGAGCACTACGTGCTCTCCACCACGGCGGTTTTGGCTCGTGCTTCTTTGCTGGTTAGGTTGGAGGCAGACGTTGCGGGTCAGGTTGGTGCCTCCAACGCTGATTGATGCCTCTTGGACAGGTGAGTCCAGCCCGTAGGAACTGTCGGTCAACTTGTACACGATGTGTGCGGCATAGGCTGAGCCTTTGGAGAGCATCTTGCTATCTATCTTGCCAGGGATATCCAACCAGCAAACTAATCTGAGTACAGCGCTCTCGGGGAACCTGGAGTCGGACATATATGGGGTTATGATTCGTAACGGAGGTGAAAACTGTTCAATAGCATGCGTTGAAGAGAACACATCTAGCGTTGTTGATGCAAAATTAGTCAAAGAAACTGAATTCAACTAGGCTCACCAAATTCcgtttcaaaaaaacaaaaaataacttGGCTCACCAAAAGAATTTCAAGTATGTTCTTATCAAATTTTTTTGCATGAAAAGTATGTTCTTATCCTAACAGGGTGGTAGGTAGAATCTACCATCCTGCCTGGCCCCTACACTTGCAATTTGTCAACATTTGGAAGAGGGAGGAAGACTACAACCCAGCAGCAccataaaattttaaaaaaatgaatcTGTAATTATCGTTTTTAAACGCTGTATAATCGAAGATGCTCACATACTCGCATAGACACTCTCAAGGTGAATATGTAATTAGCTGAGCACAACTGAGATGACAACAACGGAACtggaagaaaataaagagcagaGGAATGAAGAGAACCTAGAATCGGCGAGAGGGACCCAGTCCCAGTAGCGCGGCGTGTCACGCCACGCGATGGACAGCGCCCTCGCCGGCACCATGTAGCACTTTGCGCCGGTCTCCCTGTCCAGCCACATGCTCTGCACCGGCGGAAATCGTCAGCGATCAACGGAGAGACGAATTTTCTCACAGGTGCTGATTGCTGGGATCCACCGTACAAACCGAGACCGCGAAGAGGATTTCCGGCGTACTACGTTACGTACCATGAGACCGCCTGGGAGTAGGACGTGGCTGCCAGAGAGACGGAGGAACAGGTCTTTCATcctgcgcggcggcggcggcggccctccCTCTCCGTCGGCGATCGGCGGCAGTTCGTCGGGCGGCGGCAGGAAGCAGGCCCAGACGGCGTCGGAGCCGGCCGCGGCGCGGAAGTCCGGGGAGACCGCCGCGGCGCGGCACGCATCACGCGGCGACGTTAGGGAGAGCGCCGCCGACAGCAGCTCCAACGGCAGGCGCGCGATCTCGCAggcctccgtcggctcctcctgcATAATTCCTCGCCCCGCTCGGTCGACTCGATTTGGTGGAAATTGTCTGTCCCTTCGAGAGTCTTAGCaacgaagctttagaatgatttgGTTTCTATTTCAATCGGGGGGCGAAGCAAGGCTCAGTTATTTTGAACGACGGGACCCAGTCGCCATGGAGTACGTGTCGAGCAAGGATTGCACTCCCGCGTTTACTACTAGCGTACAAATTACAGAGCACACAACGCACGTGGATCCATACTTACTGGTTTAAATGACTGAATCAATACTGCTGGTTGGTTGACCGCTACGGTGCGTGTGTAGCATGGCTGCATATGGGCCAGGGCACGCACGCGGCAGCCATGGAGCAGAAACGCGTGTGGAATGAGGtgttatttatttttactttttgcGGGgtaatgaggtgttattttctacTAGTACTAAACTAGATCGTTGATGATGCGTGTTGTTGCGTCCATCTATTTGacttttaattagttgttaatgtTATAAAATAATTTGTTTACATTTGTTTGAAATGGTTTGAAATATCATGTTTTTTGGGTGCTTGttcttgacccccccccccccccccctagagaGTAATAATATGTAAATTATGAGAGGAATTTGGTCCGGTTGATCTTGAAATTCATCTTTTAATATCCTTAAGACTAATTGGCTTGTTGATTATTCCTTCGTGCTTGTGTTTTCCTTCATTTTGCAGAATAGTGGAATTGAAAAGAGAAATCCTGTCCGGTTGATCTTCAATAAAGTAGTGCATTGAGGTCCTTTGGTCTAATTGAGTTGTTGGTTCAAGTTGTTGCATGAATTGCATCAGATTTGAATCGGGTATTATTGTTGGATACGTGCTCTCTGATTGATCGTGTCCTCTTCTTGGCTCCTAGATAACTCTCCCGAAAAGGCTCATGTCAAGACATCTACAAATAAAATATTGACgaaagatatttggagtatttgagaaaataaaaataaatataggCGTTACaaatatttcagatttttttgacacCATTTATTATCTACAGAAATCAATGCATTACGGCGTGTAATAAAATTCTAAAAGGGATTACACCCAGCCATATCACCAAGATGTGCCCATTGTGCTTGTGCCTCTGTCGTCCACCGCCAATCTGTTCTGGTTGATCTTCTATGATACCTCGCTCTACGAGAGACACAGACGCCAATGATAAACTATAGAGAAATAAAAAGGGACAATTTCATTTCTGCCCTTAACTCGATCCCACTACTCCAATTTTCCCCTAATTTTGAAGAGTGCTTAAATTTGCCCCTCTACAGTTAAGTGCGGTTATAGAAATGTCCTTTCATACATTTTCCATCCGGTCAAAGGCCTTTGACCGTTAAGTGCACGTATAGAAAAATATAACGGTCAGATGCCTTTGACTAGACCGAAAATGTACGGAAGGACATTTCTATAACCGCATTTAATGGAAGAGGGGCAAATGTGAGCACACTTTGGAATTAGGGGGGAATTTGAGTAGTGGGATCCAGTTAAGGGCAGAAATGGAATTGTCCCAAATTAAAAATATACAGAAATAAATTGTTTAATGCATGTTTCCATCGCATTTTGAAATAAAAGGTTCTCCAATCGGTTGTAAATATTAAACCACGGCATAAAGATACTAAGCACTAAGCAGGCACTCTCGCAGTGCTATTTTACTTTCTTACAATTGTGTGTGTCCATCTGCAGCTCACTTTGATATATAGCCATCTTTGGGTGTTGAACATAGGAGCAACAGATGGCCTTGACTAAGCAGTAACCTGAAACATGAATATGCAGGAAACACAAGAATTATAAA harbors:
- the LOC123409295 gene encoding F-box protein PP2-B11-like, coding for MQEEPTEACEIARLPLELLSAALSLTSPRDACRAAAVSPDFRAAAGSDAVWACFLPPPDELPPIADGEGGPPPPPRRMKDLFLRLSGSHVLLPGGLMSMWLDRETGAKCYMVPARALSIAWRDTPRYWDWVPLADSRFPESAVLRLVCWLDIPGKIDSKMLSKGSAYAAHIVYKLTDSSYGLDSPVQEASISVGGTNLTRNVCLQPNQQRSTSQNRRGGEHVVLPRQRADGWMELELGEFTCDGDEDGDVSFGLSETKALNGKSGLVVQGIEIRHKKSG